In Vespa crabro chromosome 7, iyVesCrab1.2, whole genome shotgun sequence, a single window of DNA contains:
- the LOC124425699 gene encoding programmed cell death protein 6 isoform X2 — protein sequence MSFISPMPSREFLWDVFNRVDKDGSGSITTDELQQALSNGTWTPFNPETVRLMIGMFDKNQTGTVSFEEFGALWKYVTDWQNCFKSFDRDNSGNIDHNELKIALTHFGYRLSDQTINNLIRKYDRAGRGTIYFDDFIQCCVVLHTLTAAFRQLDTDFDGIITIHYEQFLGMVFNLKI from the exons ATGTCTTTCATATCGCCGATGCCCAGTAGAGAATTTTTGTGGGATGTCTTTAATAG GGTGGACAAGGATGGTTCTGGTTCAATTACTACCGATGAATTGCAACAGGCGCTCTCAAACGGTACCTGGACTCCATTTAATCCAGAAACCGTCCGGTTGATGATCG GtatgttcgataaaaatcagaCAGGAACGGTCAGCTTCGAGGAATTCGGTGCTCTTTGGAAATATGTCACCGATTGGCAAAATTGCTTTAAATCGTTTGATCGCGATAACAGCGGTAACATAGATCACAATGAATTAAAGATTGCTCTTACGCACTTTGGATATCGCTTGTCGGATCAAAcgattaataatcttatacgTAAATACGACAGAGCAGGCAGAGGTACTATATACTTTGATGATTTTATACAGTGCTGCGTCGTCTTACAC ACCTTAACTGCAGCCTTTCGGCAATTAGATACCGATTTTGACGGCATCATTACAATTCATTACGAACAATTTTTGGGTATGGTATTTAATTTGAAGATATGA
- the LOC124425699 gene encoding programmed cell death protein 6 isoform X1, producing MSFISPMPSREFLWDVFNRVDKDGSGSITTDELQQALSNGTWTPFNPETVRLMIGMFDIDKNGPTSSGMFDKNQTGTVSFEEFGALWKYVTDWQNCFKSFDRDNSGNIDHNELKIALTHFGYRLSDQTINNLIRKYDRAGRGTIYFDDFIQCCVVLHTLTAAFRQLDTDFDGIITIHYEQFLGMVFNLKI from the exons ATGTCTTTCATATCGCCGATGCCCAGTAGAGAATTTTTGTGGGATGTCTTTAATAG GGTGGACAAGGATGGTTCTGGTTCAATTACTACCGATGAATTGCAACAGGCGCTCTCAAACGGTACCTGGACTCCATTTAATCCAGAAACCGTCCGGTTGATGATCG GTATGTTTGACATTGACAAAAATGGTCCTACTTCTTCAGGtatgttcgataaaaatcagaCAGGAACGGTCAGCTTCGAGGAATTCGGTGCTCTTTGGAAATATGTCACCGATTGGCAAAATTGCTTTAAATCGTTTGATCGCGATAACAGCGGTAACATAGATCACAATGAATTAAAGATTGCTCTTACGCACTTTGGATATCGCTTGTCGGATCAAAcgattaataatcttatacgTAAATACGACAGAGCAGGCAGAGGTACTATATACTTTGATGATTTTATACAGTGCTGCGTCGTCTTACAC ACCTTAACTGCAGCCTTTCGGCAATTAGATACCGATTTTGACGGCATCATTACAATTCATTACGAACAATTTTTGGGTATGGTATTTAATTTGAAGATATGA
- the LOC124425698 gene encoding dolichyl-phosphate beta-glucosyltransferase isoform X1, which translates to MGLIENLFLYIFLIAAFVVVVFCIILHITTQPYPKLWRDKKEKVFFDHKRKEYQDFPSLYNDWSINLSVIVPAYNEEERRKDYNILSPMLDECLKYLEQLKRSGHSYEVIIVSDGSTDRTVEVAQGYASKYDTVRVLALVKNRGKGGAVRLGMLSSRGSALLFADADGATRFADLEKLNDSLRNTLGFDYLSKPEEVALSHAVICGSRAHLEKEETAKRSFFRLFLMHAFHFLVWLLCVRGIRDTQCGFKLLTRESARSIFQSLHVERWAFDVEMLYIAKHFNIPVTEVAVNWTEIEGSKIVPFWSWLQMGKDLVLIWLRYKIGAWKIDDIKEN; encoded by the exons ATGGGATTAATTGaaaacttatttttatatattttcttaatagcagcattcgtcgtcgtcgtg TTCTGTATAATATTGCATATAACAACGCAACCTTATCCAAAATTATGGCgagacaaaaaggaaaaggtctTTTTCGATCACAAAAGGAAGGAGTATCAAGATTTTCCTTCGTTATACAATGACTGGAGCATAAATCTAAGTGTTATTGTACCTGCTTACAACGAGGAGGAAAGAcgtaaagattataatattt TGTCGCCAATGTTGGACgaatgtttaaaatatttggaACAATTGAAAAGATCCGGCCACAGTTACGAGGTAATAATAGTTAGCGACGGAAGTACAGACAGAACTGTAGAAGTTGCTCAAGGTTATGCTTCCAAATACGATACTGTCAGAGTACTGGCTCTTGTTAAAAATAGGGGTAAGGGTGGTGCCGTTAGGCTG GGTATGCTGAGCTCAAGAGGTAGCGCGTTGTTGTTCGCAGATGCCGACGGGGCTACTAGATTTGCTGATCTAGAAAAGTTAAACGACAGTTTAAGAAACACATTGGGAT TTGATTATTTGTCTAAGCCAGAGGAGGTAGCATTATCGCATGCCGTAATTTGTGGATCGAGAGCTCACTTAGAGAAGGAGGAAACCGCCAAACGCTCTTTCTTTCGACTATTTCTTATGCAcgcatttcattttttagttTGGCTCTTGTGCGTAAGAGGTATTAGAGATACGCAATGCGGTTTCAAATTACTAACAAGAGAGTCTGCAAGGAGCATTTTTCAAAGTTTACACGTCGAACGTTGGGCATTCGACGTCGAAATGCTTTATATCGcaaaacattttaatatccCTGTGACCGAAGTTGCAGTAAATTGGACAGAAATAGAAGGATCAAAGATAGTACCATTTTGGAGTTGGCTACAAATGGGCAAAGATTTAGTTTTAATTTGGCTCAGGTATAAAATCGGTGCATGGAAAATTGACGATATTAAGGAAAATTAA
- the LOC124425698 gene encoding dolichyl-phosphate beta-glucosyltransferase isoform X2: protein MGLIENLFLYIFLIAAFVVVVFCIILHITTQPYPKLWRDKKEKVFFDHKRKEYQDFPSLYNDWSINLSVIVPAYNEEERLSPMLDECLKYLEQLKRSGHSYEVIIVSDGSTDRTVEVAQGYASKYDTVRVLALVKNRGKGGAVRLGMLSSRGSALLFADADGATRFADLEKLNDSLRNTLGFDYLSKPEEVALSHAVICGSRAHLEKEETAKRSFFRLFLMHAFHFLVWLLCVRGIRDTQCGFKLLTRESARSIFQSLHVERWAFDVEMLYIAKHFNIPVTEVAVNWTEIEGSKIVPFWSWLQMGKDLVLIWLRYKIGAWKIDDIKEN from the exons ATGGGATTAATTGaaaacttatttttatatattttcttaatagcagcattcgtcgtcgtcgtg TTCTGTATAATATTGCATATAACAACGCAACCTTATCCAAAATTATGGCgagacaaaaaggaaaaggtctTTTTCGATCACAAAAGGAAGGAGTATCAAGATTTTCCTTCGTTATACAATGACTGGAGCATAAATCTAAGTGTTATTGTACCTGCTTACAACGAGGAGGAAAGAc TGTCGCCAATGTTGGACgaatgtttaaaatatttggaACAATTGAAAAGATCCGGCCACAGTTACGAGGTAATAATAGTTAGCGACGGAAGTACAGACAGAACTGTAGAAGTTGCTCAAGGTTATGCTTCCAAATACGATACTGTCAGAGTACTGGCTCTTGTTAAAAATAGGGGTAAGGGTGGTGCCGTTAGGCTG GGTATGCTGAGCTCAAGAGGTAGCGCGTTGTTGTTCGCAGATGCCGACGGGGCTACTAGATTTGCTGATCTAGAAAAGTTAAACGACAGTTTAAGAAACACATTGGGAT TTGATTATTTGTCTAAGCCAGAGGAGGTAGCATTATCGCATGCCGTAATTTGTGGATCGAGAGCTCACTTAGAGAAGGAGGAAACCGCCAAACGCTCTTTCTTTCGACTATTTCTTATGCAcgcatttcattttttagttTGGCTCTTGTGCGTAAGAGGTATTAGAGATACGCAATGCGGTTTCAAATTACTAACAAGAGAGTCTGCAAGGAGCATTTTTCAAAGTTTACACGTCGAACGTTGGGCATTCGACGTCGAAATGCTTTATATCGcaaaacattttaatatccCTGTGACCGAAGTTGCAGTAAATTGGACAGAAATAGAAGGATCAAAGATAGTACCATTTTGGAGTTGGCTACAAATGGGCAAAGATTTAGTTTTAATTTGGCTCAGGTATAAAATCGGTGCATGGAAAATTGACGATATTAAGGAAAATTAA
- the LOC124425697 gene encoding integrin-linked protein kinase homolog pat-4 isoform X1, whose protein sequence is MEDIFQWCREGNAMQVRVWLDDTEHDMNQGDDHGFSPLHWCCKEGHLKLAELLVSRGARINATNRGDDTPLHLASAHGHKEIVQLLLRNKADVNVTNEHGNTALHYACFWGDQAVSEELVAAGALVSIANKDGDTPLDKARGHLAKRLHDMAVEHGQDLKKIQFKDQSWLGLKTRSKNITLAGDATLSRHKGINMADLALHTHLASTPSGETWRGRWQNNDIVAKILNVRECTARISRDFNEEFPKLRIFSHPNVLPVLGCVNQPPQLATVSQYMARGSLHRLLHGGTGVVVDTARALRLALDVARAMAFLHGLERQNRCRFQLNSKHIMIDEDLTARVNMADSKFSFQEVGRIYEPAWMSPEALSKRPSDINLEASDMWSFAVLLWELATREVPFADLSPMECGMKIALEELRVSIPPGISPHLAKLIRICMNEDPGKRPSFDMVVPILDKMKR, encoded by the exons atggaAGATATATTTCAATGGTGTCGCGAAGGAAATGCCATGCAAGTTCGCGTTTGGTTGGACGACACTGAACATGACATGAATCAAGG AGATGACCATGGATTTAGCCCGCTTCACTGGTGCTGTAAAGAAGGCCACCTCAAATTGGCAGAGCTGCTAGTTAGTAGAGGAGCACGCATCAATGCTACTAACAGAGGAGACGACACGCCGCTTCACCTTGCCTCCGCTCATGGACATAAGGAAATTGTTCAGTTG TTGTTGCGAAATAAGGCGGATGTAAATGTTACCAACGAGCATGGAAATACCGCCCTTCATTATGCGTGCTTTTGGGGGGACCAAGCTGTCTCGGAAGAGTTAGTGGCTGCCGGTGCCTTGGTATCAATAGCTAATAAAGATGGCGATACTCCTCTTGATAAAGCCAGAGGACATTTGGCAAAAAGATTACACG ACATGGCGGTGGAGCACGGGCAagacttaaaaaaaattcaatttaaggATCAAAGTTGGCTGGGATTAAAAACTAGGAGTA AAAATATTACTCTTGCAGGAGATGCCACTCTATCCAGACACAAAGGTATCAACATGGCGGATCTTGCCTTGCATACTCATTTGGCGAGTACTCCAAGCGGAGAAACTTGGAGAGGACGTTGgcaaaataacgatatcgtagcaaaaattttaaatgtgCGCGAGTGTACAGCGCGTATATCCAGGGATTTCAATGAAGAGTTTCCTAAACttcgaatattttctcatCCAAATGTTCTTCCCGTTCTCGGATGTGTCAATCAGCCACCACAATTAGCGACGGTTTCACAGTACATGGCTAGAGGAAGTTTGCATAGGCTTTTACATGGAGGTACTGGCGTCGTCGTTGACACGGCGCGTGCTCTTAGATTAGCTCTCGACGTAGCAAGAGCTATGGCCTTTCTTCATGGATTAGAAAGACAAAATAGATGCAGGTTTCAGCTGAACAGCAAACACATTATG ATCGACGAAGATTTAACCGCTCGAGTTAATATGGCAGATTCGAAATTCTCTTTCCAAGAGGTTGGACGCATATATGAACCAGCGTGGATGTCTCCGGAAGCTCTTAGCAAAAGACCCTCTGATATCAATTTGGAAGCTAGCGATATGTGGAGCTTCGCTGTTCTTTTGTGGGAACTTGCTACGAGAGAAGTGCCCTTTGCCGACCTCTCACCCATGGAATGTGGAATGAAG ATAGCGTTGGAAGAACTGCGCGTTAGCATACCACCGGGAATCTCTCCGCATCTTGccaaattaataagaatttgcATGAACGAAGATCCAGGGAAACGTCCGTCGTTCGACATGGTCGTACCAATTCTTGATAAAATGAAACGTTAA
- the LOC124425697 gene encoding integrin-linked protein kinase homolog pat-4 isoform X2, giving the protein MEDIFQWCREGNAMQVRVWLDDTEHDMNQGDDHGFSPLHWCCKEGHLKLAELLVSRGARINATNRGDDTPLHLASAHGHKEIVQLLLRNKADVNVTNEHGNTALHYACFWGDQAVSEELVAAGALVSIANKDGDTPLDKARGHLAKRLHDMAVEHGQDLKKIQFKDQSWLGLKTRSRDATLSRHKGINMADLALHTHLASTPSGETWRGRWQNNDIVAKILNVRECTARISRDFNEEFPKLRIFSHPNVLPVLGCVNQPPQLATVSQYMARGSLHRLLHGGTGVVVDTARALRLALDVARAMAFLHGLERQNRCRFQLNSKHIMIDEDLTARVNMADSKFSFQEVGRIYEPAWMSPEALSKRPSDINLEASDMWSFAVLLWELATREVPFADLSPMECGMKIALEELRVSIPPGISPHLAKLIRICMNEDPGKRPSFDMVVPILDKMKR; this is encoded by the exons atggaAGATATATTTCAATGGTGTCGCGAAGGAAATGCCATGCAAGTTCGCGTTTGGTTGGACGACACTGAACATGACATGAATCAAGG AGATGACCATGGATTTAGCCCGCTTCACTGGTGCTGTAAAGAAGGCCACCTCAAATTGGCAGAGCTGCTAGTTAGTAGAGGAGCACGCATCAATGCTACTAACAGAGGAGACGACACGCCGCTTCACCTTGCCTCCGCTCATGGACATAAGGAAATTGTTCAGTTG TTGTTGCGAAATAAGGCGGATGTAAATGTTACCAACGAGCATGGAAATACCGCCCTTCATTATGCGTGCTTTTGGGGGGACCAAGCTGTCTCGGAAGAGTTAGTGGCTGCCGGTGCCTTGGTATCAATAGCTAATAAAGATGGCGATACTCCTCTTGATAAAGCCAGAGGACATTTGGCAAAAAGATTACACG ACATGGCGGTGGAGCACGGGCAagacttaaaaaaaattcaatttaaggATCAAAGTTGGCTGGGATTAAAAACTAGGAGTA GAGATGCCACTCTATCCAGACACAAAGGTATCAACATGGCGGATCTTGCCTTGCATACTCATTTGGCGAGTACTCCAAGCGGAGAAACTTGGAGAGGACGTTGgcaaaataacgatatcgtagcaaaaattttaaatgtgCGCGAGTGTACAGCGCGTATATCCAGGGATTTCAATGAAGAGTTTCCTAAACttcgaatattttctcatCCAAATGTTCTTCCCGTTCTCGGATGTGTCAATCAGCCACCACAATTAGCGACGGTTTCACAGTACATGGCTAGAGGAAGTTTGCATAGGCTTTTACATGGAGGTACTGGCGTCGTCGTTGACACGGCGCGTGCTCTTAGATTAGCTCTCGACGTAGCAAGAGCTATGGCCTTTCTTCATGGATTAGAAAGACAAAATAGATGCAGGTTTCAGCTGAACAGCAAACACATTATG ATCGACGAAGATTTAACCGCTCGAGTTAATATGGCAGATTCGAAATTCTCTTTCCAAGAGGTTGGACGCATATATGAACCAGCGTGGATGTCTCCGGAAGCTCTTAGCAAAAGACCCTCTGATATCAATTTGGAAGCTAGCGATATGTGGAGCTTCGCTGTTCTTTTGTGGGAACTTGCTACGAGAGAAGTGCCCTTTGCCGACCTCTCACCCATGGAATGTGGAATGAAG ATAGCGTTGGAAGAACTGCGCGTTAGCATACCACCGGGAATCTCTCCGCATCTTGccaaattaataagaatttgcATGAACGAAGATCCAGGGAAACGTCCGTCGTTCGACATGGTCGTACCAATTCTTGATAAAATGAAACGTTAA
- the LOC124425697 gene encoding integrin-linked protein kinase homolog pat-4 isoform X3: MQVRVWLDDTEHDMNQGDDHGFSPLHWCCKEGHLKLAELLVSRGARINATNRGDDTPLHLASAHGHKEIVQLLLRNKADVNVTNEHGNTALHYACFWGDQAVSEELVAAGALVSIANKDGDTPLDKARGHLAKRLHDMAVEHGQDLKKIQFKDQSWLGLKTRSKNITLAGDATLSRHKGINMADLALHTHLASTPSGETWRGRWQNNDIVAKILNVRECTARISRDFNEEFPKLRIFSHPNVLPVLGCVNQPPQLATVSQYMARGSLHRLLHGGTGVVVDTARALRLALDVARAMAFLHGLERQNRCRFQLNSKHIMIDEDLTARVNMADSKFSFQEVGRIYEPAWMSPEALSKRPSDINLEASDMWSFAVLLWELATREVPFADLSPMECGMKIALEELRVSIPPGISPHLAKLIRICMNEDPGKRPSFDMVVPILDKMKR, encoded by the exons ATGCAAGTTCGCGTTTGGTTGGACGACACTGAACATGACATGAATCAAGG AGATGACCATGGATTTAGCCCGCTTCACTGGTGCTGTAAAGAAGGCCACCTCAAATTGGCAGAGCTGCTAGTTAGTAGAGGAGCACGCATCAATGCTACTAACAGAGGAGACGACACGCCGCTTCACCTTGCCTCCGCTCATGGACATAAGGAAATTGTTCAGTTG TTGTTGCGAAATAAGGCGGATGTAAATGTTACCAACGAGCATGGAAATACCGCCCTTCATTATGCGTGCTTTTGGGGGGACCAAGCTGTCTCGGAAGAGTTAGTGGCTGCCGGTGCCTTGGTATCAATAGCTAATAAAGATGGCGATACTCCTCTTGATAAAGCCAGAGGACATTTGGCAAAAAGATTACACG ACATGGCGGTGGAGCACGGGCAagacttaaaaaaaattcaatttaaggATCAAAGTTGGCTGGGATTAAAAACTAGGAGTA AAAATATTACTCTTGCAGGAGATGCCACTCTATCCAGACACAAAGGTATCAACATGGCGGATCTTGCCTTGCATACTCATTTGGCGAGTACTCCAAGCGGAGAAACTTGGAGAGGACGTTGgcaaaataacgatatcgtagcaaaaattttaaatgtgCGCGAGTGTACAGCGCGTATATCCAGGGATTTCAATGAAGAGTTTCCTAAACttcgaatattttctcatCCAAATGTTCTTCCCGTTCTCGGATGTGTCAATCAGCCACCACAATTAGCGACGGTTTCACAGTACATGGCTAGAGGAAGTTTGCATAGGCTTTTACATGGAGGTACTGGCGTCGTCGTTGACACGGCGCGTGCTCTTAGATTAGCTCTCGACGTAGCAAGAGCTATGGCCTTTCTTCATGGATTAGAAAGACAAAATAGATGCAGGTTTCAGCTGAACAGCAAACACATTATG ATCGACGAAGATTTAACCGCTCGAGTTAATATGGCAGATTCGAAATTCTCTTTCCAAGAGGTTGGACGCATATATGAACCAGCGTGGATGTCTCCGGAAGCTCTTAGCAAAAGACCCTCTGATATCAATTTGGAAGCTAGCGATATGTGGAGCTTCGCTGTTCTTTTGTGGGAACTTGCTACGAGAGAAGTGCCCTTTGCCGACCTCTCACCCATGGAATGTGGAATGAAG ATAGCGTTGGAAGAACTGCGCGTTAGCATACCACCGGGAATCTCTCCGCATCTTGccaaattaataagaatttgcATGAACGAAGATCCAGGGAAACGTCCGTCGTTCGACATGGTCGTACCAATTCTTGATAAAATGAAACGTTAA
- the LOC124425696 gene encoding esterase FE4-like has product MSVVVSVKQGKLEGSLCESVLGTSYFSFKGIPFAAPPLGPLRFKDPEPPASWTGLRDARNIKVNCCVQPNELSRTDIIGNEDSLYLNVYTNSLMGSKAVMVYIHGGGFIFGSGIEQVIRPDYFMNKDIVLVTTNYRLGVLGFLNLDDEVAPGNQGLKDQVAALKWVQENIENFGGNAKNVTIFGISAGGASVHCLTLSPMAKGLFHKAIYQSGAVTCPWAIGMSKPENCFKLASILGFEDSRDPKEVVEFLRTVPASQLIEAQFKILTSSETIIENLPVGPVIDVKSKNPFLPRPIKECLKDDADIPIMLGYTSNEFIMFLKNTNEEGLKIIDKMLKNYIGKLAISKEPEKVDRLLKDVKNYYFGSDEPLTKESIPSLISLLSDIYFCCPINMIANDRRKRECAPTYLYKFSYIGDEITITRLLQAILPKSDNLDYYPKGASHADEECYLFYLPLCKAKNPLPPAVGTKDRNMIERLTYLWTNFAKTGDPTSSLNEYVDTPWTPVSKDNFTCFDINDRLTNCPVKDDLTNIYQKNA; this is encoded by the exons ATGTCGGTTGTAGTAAGCGTTAAGCAGGGTAAATTGGAAGGTTCCTTGTGCGAAAGCGTTTTAGGAACGTCTTATTTTAGTTTCAAGGGAATACCTTTTGCCGCACCTCCTCTTGGACCGTTACGATTTAAG GATCCTGAACCACCTGCTTCATGGACCGGGCTGAGAGATGCTCGGAATATCAAGGTGAATTGTTGCGTGCAGCCGAACGAACTGTCCCgtaccgatattatcggtaatgaGGATTCACTTTATCTTAATGTTTACACAAATTCATTGATGGGAAGTAAAGCTGTTATGGTTTATATTCATGGGGGCGGATTTATATTCGGTTCTGGCATCGAACAAGTCATTAGACCGGATTACTTTATGAACAAGGACATCGTTCTCGTTACTACCAATTATAGACTAGGGGTTCTAG GATTTTTAAATTTGGACGACGAGGTCGCGCCTGGTAATCAAGGGTTAAAGGACCAAGTGGCAGCATTAAAGTGGGTTCAGGAAAACATAGAGAATTTCGGAGGAAATGCCAAAAATGTAACGATATTTGGGATTAGCGCCGGTGGTGCGTCCGTTCATTGTTTAACACTGTCGCCCATGGCGAAAG GTCTTTTTCACAAGGCGATATATCAAAGCGGAGCGGTAACGTGTCCTTGGGCCATAGGAATGAGTAAGCCAGAAAATTGCTTTAAACTCGCATCGATCCTTGGCTTCGAGGATTCGAGGGATCCTAAAGAAGTCGTTGAATTTCTCCGAACAGTTCCGGCCTCGCAACTTATAGAGGCACAGTTCAAAATTCTTACATCCTCG GAAACGATTATCGAAAATTTGCCGGTTGGACCTGTCATTGACGTCAAATCGAAAAATCCATTTCTACCACGTCCGATAAAGGAATGCTTGAAAGACGACGCTGATATACCAATTATGCTCGGTTATACGAGTAATGAATTTATAATGTTcttaaaaa ATACCAACGAGGAAGGCTTGAAAATAATTGACAAAATGCTGAAGAATTATATTGGGAAATTGGCCATATCAAAGGAGCCCGAAAAGGTTGATCGGTTGTTGAAAGacgtgaaaaattattacttcGGTAGCGACGAACCGTTAACCAAGGAATCTATTCCGTCTTTGATAAGTCTTTTGagcgatatatatttttgttgtccGATCAATATGATAGCCAAcgatcgaagaaagagagagtgtgcgccaacttatttatataaattttcctaTATCGGCGATGAAATCACCATTACTCGTTTGTTACAAGCAATTCTACCCAAGTCAGATAATTTGGATTACTATCCAAAGG GAGCTTCTCACGCCGACGAAGAATGTTATCTCTTTTATCTGCCATTATGTAAAGCTAAGAATCCTTTACCTCCGGCGGTAGGAACCAAGGATAGGAATATGATCGAACGACTTACATACTTGTGGACCAATTTTGCGAAAACTGg cgatCCAACATCATCATTGAACGAATATGTCGATACTCCCTGGACACCTGTAAGCAAGGATAACTTTACTTGCTTTGACATAAACGATCGTCTTACAAATTGTCCAGTCAAGGATGATTTAACaaacatttatcaaaaaaatgcttaa